One window of Eubacterium sp. 1001713B170207_170306_E7 genomic DNA carries:
- a CDS encoding DUF2922 domain-containing protein yields the protein METTSTKALELDFLMKNGDSMTLSLPDYLDDLTQEQIEASAQTIIDQNIFQPSGVGLEKLAGYQFVDKTVRKVEL from the coding sequence ATGGAAACAACAAGTACCAAAGCGCTGGAACTGGATTTTCTGATGAAAAACGGCGACAGCATGACCCTGAGCCTTCCGGATTATCTGGACGATCTGACCCAGGAGCAGATTGAGGCTTCGGCCCAGACCATCATTGACCAGAATATTTTCCAGCCATCGGGCGTAGGACTGGAGAAGCTGGCAGGATACCAGTTTGTGGATAAAACCGTGCGTAAGGTGGAATTATAA
- a CDS encoding D-Ala-D-Ala carboxypeptidase family metallohydrolase encodes MSPEPENPQPAEPAQEERLVIEHPLPPDPIITDGPWATAHFLMAEYACDCDGYCDGWPADMALELLERVEALRCALDRPVIITSGVRCEARNAEVGGIPNSWHCSGHAADLYCPGVPYTEVARVARTLGLGVIEYPGQAFDHVEIWN; translated from the coding sequence TTGTCTCCGGAGCCGGAGAACCCGCAGCCTGCAGAACCGGCGCAGGAGGAGAGACTTGTCATTGAGCATCCCCTGCCGCCTGATCCCATCATCACCGACGGGCCCTGGGCCACCGCCCACTTTTTGATGGCGGAATATGCCTGCGACTGTGACGGCTACTGCGACGGCTGGCCAGCCGACATGGCTCTGGAGCTTCTGGAGCGGGTAGAGGCCCTGCGCTGTGCCCTTGACCGCCCGGTGATCATCACCTCCGGCGTGCGGTGTGAGGCGCGCAACGCCGAAGTGGGCGGTATCCCCAATTCCTGGCACTGCTCCGGCCATGCCGCCGACCTGTACTGCCCCGGCGTGCCCTATACCGAGGTCGCCCGTGTGGCCCGAACCCTGGGCCTCGGCGTGATCGAGTACCCGGGACAGGCCTTTGACCATGTGGAGATCTGGAATTAG
- a CDS encoding HepT-like ribonuclease domain-containing protein, translating into MSTKNRNIDIIDHILKYCYQIDETLQRFGNNFDSFQADKIYQNATCMCILQIGELSKYLTDDFKNLYSDIPWKQIRGIRNIFAHDYGNIDVLTIWNTINYNIPELKDFCESILAQNKALNQEALHDQDLSEDNA; encoded by the coding sequence ATGAGCACAAAAAATAGAAACATCGACATTATTGATCATATTTTAAAATACTGCTATCAGATTGACGAAACACTACAACGTTTTGGCAATAATTTTGACAGCTTTCAGGCCGATAAAATATACCAGAATGCCACTTGCATGTGTATTCTGCAAATCGGAGAGCTTAGTAAATATTTAACAGATGATTTTAAAAACCTATATTCAGACATCCCCTGGAAACAGATCCGGGGGATCCGTAACATCTTTGCTCATGACTACGGAAACATTGACGTCCTTACTATTTGGAATACAATAAATTACAATATACCAGAACTGAAAGACTTTTGTGAAAGCATTCTGGCCCAAAATAAAGCTTTAAATCAGGAAGCCTTGCATGACCAGGATCTCTCCGAAGATAATGCATAA
- a CDS encoding nucleotidyltransferase family protein, translating to MLNIEKIQKEVAPIAQKYGIPRVYLFGSYARGEEKTDSDVDLKVDIQGTKIGLFELSGLRLDLKNRLGVSVDVVTEGGLYENVKNEILKDQVLIYEHKK from the coding sequence ATGCTGAACATTGAAAAAATTCAAAAAGAAGTCGCGCCGATTGCCCAAAAATACGGAATTCCCCGGGTATATCTTTTTGGCTCTTATGCACGGGGTGAAGAAAAAACAGACAGCGACGTTGATTTAAAGGTCGATATTCAAGGCACAAAAATTGGTCTTTTTGAACTCTCCGGTCTTCGCCTGGATTTAAAAAACCGGCTTGGGGTTTCCGTCGATGTCGTAACAGAGGGCGGACTGTATGAAAATGTAAAAAACGAAATTTTAAAAGACCAGGTGTTAATTTATGAGCACAAAAAATAG
- a CDS encoding lectin like domain-containing protein: MVKNRKQHVFKRAVGITAAVLMVGFGLVSPVYAETQEHAQPGLDQSCYNFRYSENAGDSLPAAYDLRSLGRSTGVKNQNPWSSCWAFSGLSAIESNVLTQQKKEGVQAAAEPDYSERHLSYFAYRLADAEGVNNGAEGTAQASGRYFMDLGGTRELLTGTLSTWCGVDTEADVPYEGTPYEWYPTENPKDMNWEVPVDKFFNASVHLQDADFLPGTATFTDAEKQNFAYDENAEKAIKESLIKNGEVQVYFAAGQSTPQETEAAAAGAVDAEKKDDAEFNPVYTAPNHLVSIVGWDDGYSAGNFEEIPEGDGAWIVKNSWGSGWGNDGYFYLSYYDRSVQSFTAYQVDIPTEDGRFSYDHNYQYDFLGVKSYAPLGLQAQAAEVSNVFTAAGKETLKAVSAVSITPGSTVHTRVYKNLKDINDPASGTLAVDQTDTVKYGGYHTLSLAQAAALEPGETFSVIQEIAGSDGYYWPIEAGTDNYDFYGMDGAFHCIAKADARQSFIRKAGEDWQDVTSLPEDTVYLYDEAVTRNYGNVMIKAFTSDSADEPVTPEVDPQPNEGTEEPDQNIQESGADMAGASEAAENTQTGIEGSHRTTTFILVGVLVVVAVLIAALYLRRRKK, translated from the coding sequence ATGGTGAAAAACAGAAAACAGCATGTGTTTAAACGGGCAGTGGGCATTACGGCGGCTGTGCTTATGGTGGGCTTTGGACTGGTATCCCCTGTGTACGCCGAAACGCAGGAGCATGCACAGCCAGGACTGGACCAGTCCTGTTACAATTTCAGGTATTCAGAAAACGCCGGGGACAGCCTGCCCGCAGCTTATGATCTGCGGTCCCTTGGACGGAGCACCGGCGTAAAGAATCAAAATCCCTGGTCCTCCTGCTGGGCTTTCAGCGGTCTGTCGGCCATTGAGTCTAATGTGCTCACCCAGCAGAAAAAAGAAGGGGTACAGGCCGCCGCGGAGCCGGACTATTCCGAGCGGCACCTGTCCTATTTTGCCTACCGCCTGGCAGATGCTGAAGGGGTGAATAATGGCGCGGAGGGTACGGCCCAGGCGAGCGGACGCTATTTTATGGATCTGGGCGGTACCCGGGAGCTGCTGACCGGAACCCTGAGCACCTGGTGCGGTGTTGACACTGAAGCGGATGTGCCCTATGAGGGCACCCCCTATGAGTGGTATCCGACTGAGAATCCAAAGGACATGAACTGGGAGGTGCCGGTCGATAAATTTTTCAACGCCTCGGTCCATCTCCAGGACGCCGATTTCCTGCCCGGAACCGCCACCTTTACCGATGCCGAAAAGCAAAACTTCGCCTATGATGAAAATGCGGAGAAAGCCATCAAGGAAAGTCTGATAAAAAACGGCGAGGTTCAGGTGTACTTTGCCGCGGGCCAGAGCACCCCTCAGGAGACAGAAGCAGCGGCAGCGGGCGCAGTGGACGCTGAAAAGAAAGACGACGCGGAGTTTAACCCGGTCTACACCGCGCCCAACCACCTCGTGTCCATTGTGGGCTGGGATGATGGATATTCAGCCGGGAACTTTGAAGAAATCCCAGAGGGCGATGGCGCCTGGATTGTCAAGAACAGCTGGGGCAGCGGCTGGGGAAATGACGGGTATTTCTATCTGTCCTACTATGACCGGAGCGTGCAGTCCTTTACCGCCTATCAGGTGGATATCCCCACGGAGGACGGGCGGTTTTCCTATGACCACAACTATCAGTATGATTTTCTGGGAGTGAAATCCTACGCCCCGCTGGGGCTTCAGGCGCAGGCCGCTGAGGTCTCCAATGTGTTTACAGCGGCTGGAAAGGAAACCCTCAAAGCCGTTTCCGCGGTCAGTATCACCCCGGGCTCAACGGTTCATACACGCGTGTATAAAAATTTAAAGGATATAAACGATCCGGCGAGCGGTACGCTGGCCGTGGATCAGACCGACACGGTAAAATATGGCGGCTACCATACCCTCTCTCTGGCCCAGGCCGCGGCTCTGGAGCCGGGCGAGACCTTTTCCGTTATTCAGGAAATCGCAGGCAGCGACGGGTATTACTGGCCCATTGAGGCCGGGACGGATAATTATGATTTCTACGGCATGGACGGTGCCTTTCACTGCATTGCAAAGGCCGATGCGAGGCAGAGCTTTATCAGAAAAGCCGGCGAGGACTGGCAGGATGTCACAAGCCTGCCGGAGGATACGGTTTATCTGTATGATGAGGCTGTCACCCGAAACTACGGCAATGTCATGATCAAGGCCTTTACCAGTGATTCAGCCGACGAACCCGTAACCCCGGAGGTTGATCCGCAGCCCAATGAGGGTACGGAAGAACCGGATCAGAATATTCAGGAATCAGGAGCAGATATGGCCGGAGCGTCCGAAGCGGCTGAAAATACGCAGACGGGCATCGAAGGGTCACACCGGACCACGACCTTTATCCTTGTGGGCGTGCTGGTGGTGGTCGCTGTCCTGATCGCGGCTTTGTATCTCAGAAGACGGAAAAAATAG